TTTGTCATTAAAAAAATCGAGTTCAGTACCATTCGGCACATACTTTTGTAATATTCCTGGATTTACTTCGTAATTAATCATTACCAACTTTCGCCATGCTGCATTTAAAAAACTCATATTTTTTTAATTTAAATATATTATAAAAAAAACCACACTTAAATACACCCAAAACAATGTAAACAAAACATGCATTATTGTTTCAAATATTTTCCCTTTCCATAACATCGGAGAATATACAAATAATTGAAAAACGAGCCTCACGAACCAAAAAAGAGACAAGCCAAAAGCTATTTTTCTACCTAAGTTTGTTTCAATAATTTCTTCTGTTAATGTAAAACATAAAACACCTATCAAAAAAACAACAAAAGCTATAAAAAAGGTATGAACCTTCATCATTTGTTGATTAATTAAACTCAATGTACTTAACTCTTCTTTCCAATTAAAATATTTTGAAAATCCGATATGCAAAAAGGCTAGTAGAGTTAATAATACTCCTATTATTTTTAAATGAATATACATAGATATTTTTTATGGATTGCAACTAAAAACAGACATAAATGGCGTAAACTTAACTTCTGAAACAGAATTAAAACCTGCTTTTTTAAATACTCTTTCCCACACTTTTCGAGAAAAAAAATGTGTGAACCCTATTGAAAATGCTATGAAATTTGGAAAATCTCGTAAATGTTCTACCATTATTATTTTTCCTTCTGGTTTACAAATTCTGTAACACTCTTTTAAAAACTGAACTTTCTCAGACTCTTTCCTTATTTCATGAGCTGCTGACAACAGAAAAACAACATCTACAGATGCATTTTCTAATGGTATATAACTTGTCTTAATTTCTTGTGTGTTTGGATATTCCATTGTGACCTTTCTAGCTCTTACAATAGCTGCTTCAGTATGTTCTTTTACATTGTAAAAATCAAAAACTTTTAAAGTCGCATTTGGAAATTTATGTTTAATGATAAAACTTGTTTCATCAAAACCTGCATTTATATTTACGATATCTTTAGTCTTAAATTTTATAATACTATCTAACCAAGACAATGTATAATACTTTGAGAAATCATACACATACATCGAGACTATTAATGGCATTATAAATCCATAAAGAAATAACAATAGAACACTCAAAAACAAACTATCTGGCCATTTTAATAAAAATTGACTACCAACTAATACTGCTAGAACGATTAAACCGATAATATAGAAGTGTCTATTAAAACTTAAAATATTTAAAACTCCTTGAAATTTTCTTCTCGCTATTTCCATAATTCTACTACTCCTTTTTTCCAGTAATACGGTACGTTCTCTATTTTAAAAGCATTGGCTAGCACACTTTTTTCTAGTTTTAAATCTTCTAAAAAAGAAATATCATACGCTGTTATATTTACAGGTTTTGGCTTCCAGTTCTTTCGTACTCCTTCAATAATTAAAACTTCTTTTGATTTTTCATTATACGTAAACGTAAATGGTAACGGGCCTGCAAACCTTCTTGCTTCTTTCCAATTATCAAAAGGTGATGACTTAGGTAAATCAATAGCACCTATCGTTTCTTTTATTACGATCTTAAAATTAGATTTTTTTGAATATATTTCTGTAACATCTTCTTTTTTAATTTGATTGATATCTGTAGCTGTATAATTATAATGTGTGAAGATATTCCCCATAAAAGCCATCTTCTTTTTATTTGTTTCTGACTTTAAAATATACAACCCTCGTAATTTTTTTCCTTTTGCATTCGTATAGCGAACGAAAACACGGTACCCTATTAGAAAGAAATCATTTCCTAAAAAATTCGGAAACCCTTTTGGCCTTAAGTTTTTTGTTTGCACGGTTGCCATTGCTATAAACGCCCATTTATCTTTAAACAAATCCAACTCCAAACATTCCGGTATTAACTCTGCTAATTCTTCCTTTGGTACAGCAAAAGTTAAAACAAGTGAACTTTCAAAAAAAGCTTCTACTCCGAATAAATGATTCTTAAGAAACGACATCTTTATTTATTTTTTTAATTAGTACAAACTCATTGTAATACACCAATGCAACAAACAAGCAGCCATAAATAATATTGAACTTACCCCAGAGCAATATATCTGAAGCAAAGAAGAATTCTATAATATTCATTACAAGAACTATTGTTATTTGAAAAATAGCATTTAACCTAGATTTAAATCGACTTAAAACCCAAACCACCATTACTAGTTCTGACAATCCTATTAATATGGTTAATTCACTAGTATATTCACCACCTAAAATTCTTGAAACAATTTGTTGATGCCTTGGTTCAAAATTTAAAACCTTACAGAAAAGTCCATTTATTAGCCAAACCGCACTAATAAAATAAGTTACTAAACTATTGATTACTTTTAAATTCATGTAAGTATTTCTTTCCATTTTTCTGTTTCTGCAAATGCTTTTATGGTATCATTTCTAAGAATTAGAAAGTTGGTCATATATTTTTTCAAGAACAATAGGTCTACTAATTTACCCAATATTCCTAATGGAGAAACATACTGTAAAACATCCACCAAAGTTGTTATATTATCTTCATATGAAAAATAATGTTCATGCCTAAAACTTTTAAAAGCACCTGAAAGCATTATGTCGGCAAAATAATTTGGTGAGTCACATCCTATTACTTTTGATGTGAAATTCTGATATACACCCAAATGTTTCGCTCTCCATGTAACTGTTTCATCTAGTTCTATTAATCCTTCCGTTTTCCCTGAAATTGCTTTTTCATTTGTTTTTTTAGTAGAAATTTTATGTAGTTCTATACTTCTAGAAAGGTCAAAAACTAATTTTTGAGCCGCTTTTATTTTGGTGAATAATACAATTGTAGGCATAATTTCTGTTTTTAGGTGTTCATTATTTTTTCACACAAATTATTTATTCATTTACTAGTTCCGTTTCTCCTTGCCTGCTTGCTTTTCTTCCTTTTAAGAAAAAAAGAATAAAACAGATCATTACAACTCCTAAATAGATTGAAAAACCACCTATTTTACTACTTAAAGTTTCAACTAAATCTTTATAATCTACCAATCCATAAATTTTGATAATTC
This genomic stretch from Tenacibaculum sp. Bg11-29 harbors:
- a CDS encoding DoxX-like family protein — protein: MERNTYMNLKVINSLVTYFISAVWLINGLFCKVLNFEPRHQQIVSRILGGEYTSELTILIGLSELVMVVWVLSRFKSRLNAIFQITIVLVMNIIEFFFASDILLWGKFNIIYGCLFVALVYYNEFVLIKKINKDVVS
- a CDS encoding class I SAM-dependent methyltransferase translates to MEIARRKFQGVLNILSFNRHFYIIGLIVLAVLVGSQFLLKWPDSLFLSVLLLFLYGFIMPLIVSMYVYDFSKYYTLSWLDSIIKFKTKDIVNINAGFDETSFIIKHKFPNATLKVFDFYNVKEHTEAAIVRARKVTMEYPNTQEIKTSYIPLENASVDVVFLLSAAHEIRKESEKVQFLKECYRICKPEGKIIMVEHLRDFPNFIAFSIGFTHFFSRKVWERVFKKAGFNSVSEVKFTPFMSVFSCNP
- a CDS encoding SRPBCC family protein, with protein sequence MPTIVLFTKIKAAQKLVFDLSRSIELHKISTKKTNEKAISGKTEGLIELDETVTWRAKHLGVYQNFTSKVIGCDSPNYFADIMLSGAFKSFRHEHYFSYEDNITTLVDVLQYVSPLGILGKLVDLLFLKKYMTNFLILRNDTIKAFAETEKWKEILT
- a CDS encoding DUF2071 domain-containing protein encodes the protein MSFLKNHLFGVEAFFESSLVLTFAVPKEELAELIPECLELDLFKDKWAFIAMATVQTKNLRPKGFPNFLGNDFFLIGYRVFVRYTNAKGKKLRGLYILKSETNKKKMAFMGNIFTHYNYTATDINQIKKEDVTEIYSKKSNFKIVIKETIGAIDLPKSSPFDNWKEARRFAGPLPFTFTYNEKSKEVLIIEGVRKNWKPKPVNITAYDISFLEDLKLEKSVLANAFKIENVPYYWKKGVVELWK